The following are from one region of the Halarcobacter sp. genome:
- a CDS encoding phage protein GemA/Gp16 family protein, protein MTPKQKEYKQNLITKIQINKGNVFNNEDERKEFMQSRFAAESLKDMSIDQLKLLLDFCYRKVSDIPMLKRDKDRVTLITDAQKKKIRVLWKEKARDKSEEALMKLACKIAGYKASRIDAFKTDEAQSIILALEYMG, encoded by the coding sequence ATGACACCAAAACAGAAAGAATACAAACAAAATCTAATCACTAAAATACAGATAAATAAAGGTAATGTATTTAATAATGAAGATGAGAGAAAAGAGTTTATGCAAAGCAGATTTGCAGCTGAAAGTTTAAAAGATATGAGTATAGACCAGCTAAAACTTTTGTTAGATTTTTGCTATAGAAAAGTAAGTGATATACCTATGCTAAAACGTGATAAAGATAGAGTAACTTTAATAACTGATGCACAAAAAAAGAAGATAAGAGTTTTATGGAAAGAAAAAGCTAGAGACAAGAGTGAAGAGGCTTTGATGAAACTAGCTTGTAAGATAGCTGGATATAAAGCTTCTAGGATAGATGCTTTTAAAACAGATGAAGCTCAAAGTATTATTTTAGCTTTAGAATATATGGGATAA